The window GCTGCACATCTCTGGGTGTTTGGATACATCTCACGATTTGATTTTCCTTACAGCGAACCTGATGACAGTGCTGATTCTTTCCCAAGGGAAGTGCGGCCTTTCCAAAGGAATCACTCACTACATGATTGCCATGGCAACAGGAGATATGATGGTCCTTGTCTTCAACGTGATTGTGAGCCAGAACTTCAAGTATCATTTCCCGGATTCCCTGCTGAACTACACCTCCGCCTGCCGGCTCAGTGCCTTCCTGCAAGGGTTCAGCATCCAACTCTCCATCTGGTTtaccatcgccttcacctttgaCCGCTTTGTAGCAATTTGCTGCAACAAATTGAAGGGGATGTATTGCACTGAAAGAATGGCTAACGTGGTTATATTCATCGTGAGTTCTCTTAACATCATGGTCAACATTCCCTTGCCTTTTCGCTATGAGCCCACCCATGTTCTGAACAATGTACAGTGGGGCTGCCGCACCGTCACCAGTTACCTCACTTCACTGGCCTGGGCAGCTCACCGGTGGCTCTCCAACATCTCAAACATGTTTCTTCCTATTCCCCTGCTCCTGCTGTTGAACACTCTCACCGCTCGCCATATCCTAGCAGCCAGCAGAGTTCGCCGGGCTCTGAAGGACAGCAGCGGTGGTGCTGGGGAGATGGGCAGAGATCCCGAGCTGAAGAGCAGGAGGACCTCCATCATTCtgctcttcaccatctctggCTGCTTCATGGTGCTGTCAGGCCCCATCACTGTCATCCATACCTGCATCAGATTTACCCACATTACGTCTCTCCAAGTTTCAAACTCACTCTATGTGGCAATCAGGGCAGCGTTCCTGCTGATGTGCACCAGCTCCTGCACAAATACTTGTATTTATGCACTGACCCAGAGGAGATTCAGAGAGGAGGTGAAGAACTTGCTGAAATCTCCTTATGCTCTATTCAGAAAGTTATGAAAATAATTTATATTGATGGGGGGAGTTGGTGGTGTAATGAGAACCTCACCGGGCCAGCATTCTAAAACCCAAACTCATATCCTGGGGACATAGGTTGAAATTCCAACGTGGCAAATGATGAATTTNNNNNNNNNNNNNNNNNNNNNNNNNNNNNNNNNNNNNNNNNNNNNNNNNNNNNNNNNNNNNNNNNNNNNNNNNNNNNNNNNNNNNNNNNNNNNNNNNNNNNNNNNNNNNNNNNNNNNNNNNNNNNNNNNNNNNNNNNNNNNNNNNNNNNNNNNNNNNNNNNNNNNNNNNNNNNNNNNNNNNNNNNNNNNNNNNNNNNNNNNNNNNNNNNNNNNNNNNNNNNNNNNNNNNNNNNNNNNNNNNNNNNNNNNNNNNNNNNNNNNNNNNNNNNNNNNNNNNNNNNNNNNNNNNNNNNNNNNNNNNNNNNNNNNNNNNNNNNNNNNNNNNNNNNNNNNNNNNNNNNNNNNNNNNNNNNNNNNNNNNNNNNNNNNNNNNNNNNNNNNNNNNNNNNNNNcctctgctaatgaacgctaatacaccataggcttTCTTACAAGCTctgtccacctgagtggcaacttttaaagatctatgaacatagagcccaagatccctctgttcctccacctcagtaagaaccctaccattaacctgatattccgcattcttatttgtctttccaaaatggacaacctcacacttggcagggttgaactccatctgtcactcctcagcccagctctgcatcatatctaagtctctttgcagccgacaacagccctcctcactatccacaactccaccaatcttcgttgAATTTTCTTTGCAAATAGCGCGAGCACAATGTTGATTATGTCGCCATTCATGATTAACATGCAGGAAAATTAATTGTcttcaaaaattgattgtcttTTCGGCGAGAACCTCTGACGGCTTTTAAGCATCTCCATCGTATATGTGATGTACGATCCACAGCCATGTCGATCTCAGAGCATCAGGATTGAGTCTTAGCTGCCCTTTGGGAAAATGCCAACCTTGGCAGGGATGCCCACATTCtcgaatgaacaaaataaaatacgTCATTATTAATCAAGTGACTGATATTTTACTGTGTCTTTCGTGATGAT of the Chiloscyllium plagiosum isolate BGI_BamShark_2017 unplaced genomic scaffold, ASM401019v2 scaf_68734, whole genome shotgun sequence genome contains:
- the LOC122545764 gene encoding probable G-protein coupled receptor 139, which encodes MTVLILSQGKCGLSKGITHYMIAMATGDMMVLVFNVIVSQNFKYHFPDSLLNYTSACRLSAFLQGFSIQLSIWFTIAFTFDRFVAICCNKLKGMYCTERMANVVIFIVSSLNIMVNIPLPFRYEPTHVLNNVQWGCRTVTSYLTSLAWAAHRWLSNISNMFLPIPLLLLLNTLTARHILAASRVRRALKDSSGGAGEMGRDPELKSRRTSIILLFTISGCFMVLSGPITVIHTCIRFTHITSLQVSNSLYVAIRAAFLLMCTSSCTNTCIYALTQRRFREEVKNLLKSPYALFRKL